A single genomic interval of Pyrus communis chromosome 5, drPyrComm1.1, whole genome shotgun sequence harbors:
- the LOC137735365 gene encoding disease resistance protein RUN1-like: MALVTTSQGTSSDSKKFRGYRYDVFLSFRGEDTRKTFTDHLYTALNNAGFLTFRDDDELERGEDIKPGLLKAIQLSRTSVVVFSKDYASSRWCLDELVLILERKKTTSDHVVLPVFYDVDPSHVRKQTGSVGKAFARSQKNQSPEKVEGWRKALAEIADLAGMVLQNQVDGYESKFIEKIVRVIGGKLSRTPLSVVPKLIGVESQVKDINLWLQDGSTYVGILVVYGMSGIGKTTIAKHVYNSNFRSFEGSSFIENISETANRPNGLVKIQKQLLYDILNDREVKIHGVSEGLRKIERAISSRRVLLVLDDVDHMDQLDAVLEMKDRFYPGSKILITTRRERLLKAHQVTKVHKVGTLHYNESLELFSWHAFRQDHPLRGYMEYSKKVVHYCDGLPLALKVLGSSLSGESIDVWESALEKLKVIPNGEIMNKLRISYDNLQDDHDRELFLHIACFLIGRNKSHIVRILDGCDFYTIVGIQNLIDRCLVTVDGCNNVKMHDMIRDMGREIVCHESKESGKRSRLWRHKDSFEVLREKNGTQTIQGLALDMRMHLANRPINTNETVLETNAFERMRNLQLLHLSHVGLDGCYANFPTRLRWLCWLQFPLDSIPVDLPLDCLIVLEMQHSSLRQVWKGTKFLPSLKFLDVSHSHSLTEIMDFSLCPSLEELILVDCTSLIDVHESIGNLERLVYLNLKDCKNLMMLPKNMCMLKSLEKLILSGCSNLEEFPVEMMKKMVSLKVLEIDGIPISELWPERSSTILSSFPCSLVELSLIGCNLSDDAFPTDLSTLSSIQRLYLDENPICSLPGFIKGLRRLDKLSFIECEKLESLVGLPKVHQMINILGCISLKKMTYLSPEQQCVYMVGNNWNLVEWEYEYKLEPIDRVDAEMIKLLGLSNLESMPAVRMHHPDANRDHPEEVPVQGLYQYGIFSTFFAGNEVPGQFSYKSTKSSISFIVPLLYASHRIRGLNIFATYAKEENYNYYNPSFDRPLVTKVTNKSKGLTWSYGPELYGIPGDGEDMKWLSHWRMETETILQCGDQVVVLVIARFPDQFRIKEFGVELVQEHQNNMITSTQHNTKSDPHYPCVIGGDLSMWEHLPGIYFLGFCKEYIEGLLVDERGWLNCIMMDSHEEDTDKEEGQEDEPDFTIARMRAASNNCNLGRWKVLLTAAGFFFTLVLVVRSSISQKKKRQ; the protein is encoded by the exons ATGGCTCTCGTGACAACATCTCAAGGAACCTCCTCTGATTCCAAAAAATTTCGGGGTTATCGCTACGACGTGTTCTTGAGCTTCAGAGGCGAAGACACCCGCAAGACGTTTACCGACCACCTCTACACAGCCTTGAACAACGCAGGATTTCTCACGTTCCGAGACGACGATGAACTTGAGAGAGGAGAAGATATAAAGCCAGGACTGCTGAAAGCGATCCAGCTGTCACGAACTTCTGTTGTCGTGTTTTCGAAAGATTACGCGTCATCCAGGTGGTGTCTTGATGAGCTTGTGTTGATCCTTGAACGGAAGAAGACCACCTCGGACCATGTAGTTTTACCAGTCTTCTACGATGTTGATCCGTCCCACGTGAGGAAGCAGACAGGAAGTGTTGGAAAAGCATTTGCTAGAAGCCAGAAAAATCAGTCGCCGGAAAAGGTGGAGGGATGGAGGAAGGCACTTGCAGAGATTGCAGACCTAGCAGGCATGGTCTTACAAAATCAAGTTGATGG GTATGAGTCAaagtttattgaaaaaattgttagAGTGATTGGAGGCAAGTTAAGTCGCACACCATTGAGCGTTGTACCAAAATTGATTGGAGTCGAATCTCAAGTCAAAGACATCAATTTGTGGTTACAAGATGGATCAACCTATGTCGGTATACTGGTTGTGTATGGCATGTCTGGAATAGGGAAGACAACCATTGCAAAACATGTTTACAATTCAAACTTTAGAAGCTTTGAAGGAAGTAGTTTCATTGAAAATATCAGCGAAACAGCAAATCGACCAAATGGCTTAGTTAAAATACAAAAGCAACTTCTTTATGATATTTTGAACGACAGAGAAGTGAAAATACATGGTGTTAGTGAGGGACTAAGAAAGATTGAAAGAGCCATAAGCTCTAGAAGAGTGCTtcttgttcttgatgatgtggaCCATATGGACCAATTAGATGCAGTACTAGAGATGAAAGATCGGTTTTATCCGGGAAGTAAGATACTTATAACAACTAGGCGTGAAAGGTTGCTAAAGGCACATCAAGTTACAAAGGTGCACAAAGTTGGAACTTTGCATTACAATGAGTCTTTAGAGCTTTTCAGTTGGCATGCTTTTCGCCAGGATCATCCCCTTAGAGGTTACATGGAATATTCAAAAAAGGTTGTACACTACTGCGACGGACTTCCATTAGCTCTAAAAGTTTTGGGGTCTTCTTTATCAGGGGAAAGTATAGATGTATGGGAAAGTGCATTGGAGAAGCTAAAAGTTATCCCTAATGGTGAAATCATGAATAAACTAAGAATAAGCTATGACAATTTACAAGATGACCATGACCGGGAATTATTCCTCCACATTGCTTGTTTCCTAATAGGAAGGAACAAAAGCCACATTGTTAGAATACTCGATGGATGTGATTTCTATACAATTGTTGGCATTCAAAATCTCATCGATAGATGCTTGGTGACAGTTGATGGATGCAACAATGTGAAAATGCATGACATGATCCGTGACATGGGAAGAGAAATTGTTTGCCACGAATCAAAAGAGTCTGGAAAACGTAGTAGATTATGGCGCCATAAGGATTCTTTCGAAGTACTGAGGGAAAAGAAT gGTACACAAACAATTCAAGGTCTTGCCCTGGATATGCGTATGCATCTTGCAAACAGACCAATAAACACAAATGAGACCGTCTTGGAAACCAATGCATTTGAAAGGATGCGTAATTTACAACTACTCCATCTTAGTCATGTAGGACTGGATGGATGTTATGCAAATTTCCCTACAAGATTAAGATGGTTGTGTTGGCTTCAATTTCCATTGGATTCTATACCTGTTGATCTTCCTTTGGATTGTCTAATTGTTCTTGAAATGCAACATAGTAGCTTAAGACAAGTCTGGAAAGGAACAAAA TTTCTTCCATCGTTGAAGTTCCTTGACGTCAGCCATTCCCATTCCCTCACTGAAATCATGGACTTCTCACTTTGCCCTAGTCTAGAAGAATTGATTCTTGTAGATTGCACAAGCCTGATTGATGTTCATGAATCCATTGGAAACCTGGAGAGACTTGTGTACTTAAACTTGAAGGATTGCAAGAATCTTATGATGCTTCCGAAGAACATGTGCATGCTTAAATCACTTGAAAAACTCATTTTATCTGGCTGCTCAAATCTTGAAGAGTTTCCAGTGgagatgatgaagaagatggtgTCTCTGAAAGTTCTTGAAATAGATGGAATTCCAATAAGTGAATTGTGGCCAGAAAGAAGTTCAACTATCTTGAGTTCTTTTCCATGCTCTTTAGTAGAGTTAAGTCTCATAGGGTGCAATCTTTCTGATGATGCCTTTCCTACGGATTTAAGTACTCTATCCTCAATACAAAGACTATATCTAGATGAGAATCCAATTTGTAGTCTACCAGGtttcatcaaaggtttgagaagGCTCGATAAACTCTCTTTCATAGAGTGTGAGAAGCTCGAATCGCTTGTGGGGTTGCCAAAAGTACACCAAATGATTAATATACTGGGATGcatatcattaaaaaaaatgacatatCTTTCCCCTGAGCAACAGTGTGTATACATGGTGGGTAACAATTGGAATCTAGTTGAGTGGGAGTACGAATACAAGTTAGAGCCTATTGATAGAGTTGATGCGGAAATGATCAAACTTTTGGGTTTGTCCAACTTGGAATCCATGCCAGCTGTTCGAATGCATCATCCAGACGCAAACAGGGATCATCCAGAAGAGGTCCCAGTCCAG GGACTCTATCAATATGGTATATTCAGCACATTTTTTGCTGGGAATGAGGTTCCGGGCCAGTTCAGCTATAAAAGTACCAAGTCCTCGATATCTTTTATTGTCCCTTTACTGTATGCTAGTCACAGAATTCGAGGCTTGAACATCTTTGCTACCTATGCAAAGGAGGagaattataattattataatccTTCTTTTGATCGCCCACTAGTGACTAAAGTGACTAACAAGAGTAAGGGTCTGACGTGGAGCTATGGACCAGAGTTATATGGAATTCCAGGTGACGGAGAAGATATGAAATGGTTGAGCCATTGGAGGATGGAGACTGAAACAATATTACAATGTGGAGATCAAGTGGTGGTTTTGGTAATAGCCAGATTTCCTGACCAGTTTCGGATAAAGGAGTTTGGTGTCGAGCTTGTGCAAGAGCACCAGAATAATATGATAACAAGTACCCAACACAACACCAAATCAGATCCTCATTATCCATGTGTCATCGGGGGAGATTTGTCCATGTGGGAGCATCTACCAGGAATATACTTCCTTGGTTTCTGCAAAGAATACATTGAAGGCCTTCTTGTCGATGAGCGGGGATGGTTGAATTGCATCATGATGGACTCTCATGAAGAAGACACAG ACAAAGAAGAAGGGCAAGAGGATGAACCTGATTTCACAATTGCAAGGATGAGGGCTGCCAGTAACAACTGCAACCTCGGACGTTGGAAGGTGCTTCTCACAGCTGCTGGCTTCTTTTTCACGCTTGTTCTAGTAGTTCGGTCCTCCATCTCCCAGAAAAAGAAGCGACAGTAG
- the LOC137735374 gene encoding disease resistance protein RUN1-like, translating to MALVTTSEGTSSDSKKFRGYRYDVFLSFRGEDTRKTFTDHLYTALNNAGFLTFRDDDELERGEDIKPGLLKAIQLSRTSVVVFSKDYASSRWCLDELVLILERKKTTSDHGVLPVFYDVDPSHVRKQTGSVGKAFARSQKNQSPKKVEGWRKALAEIADLAGMVLQNQADGYESKFIEKIVRVIGGKLSRTPLSVVPKLIGVESQVKDINLWLQDGSTYVGILVVYGMSGIGKTTIAKHVYNSNFRSFEGSSFIENISETANRPNGLVQIQKQLLYDILNDREVKIHGVSEGLRKIERAISSRRVLLVLDDVDHMDQLDAVLEMKDRFYPGSKILITTRRERLLKAHQVTKVHKVGTLYYNESLELFSWHAFRQDHPLRGYMEYSEKVVHYCDGLPLALKVLGSSLSGESIDVWESALEKLKVIPNGEIMNKLRISYDNLQDDHDRELFLHIACFLIGRNKSHIVRILDGCDFYTIVGIQNLIDTCLVTVDGCNNVKMHDMIRDMGREIVCHESKESRKRSRLWHHKDSFEVLREKNGTQTIQGLALDMRMHLANRPINTNETVLEANAFERMHNLQLLHLIHVRLDGCYVDFPTRLRWLCWLEFPLDSIPVDLPLECLIVLEMQHSSLRQVWKGTKFLPSLKFLDVSHSHSLTEIMDFSLCPSLEELILVDCTSMIDVHESIGNLERLVYLNLKDCKNLRMLPKNMCMLKSLEKLILSGCSNLEEFPVEMIKKMVSLKVIEIDGIPISELWPERSSTILSSFPCSLLELSLMGCNLSDDAFCRDLSSLSSLRKLKLGENPICSLPGFIKGLRRLDQLSFYGCDRLESLVGLPKVHQMMSIAGCISLRKITYLSPEQRCKYMVSDNSNLVEWEYEYKLEPINRVDAEMIKLLGLSNLESMPAVRMHHPAATRDHPEEVPVQGLYQYGIFSTFFTGNEVPGRFSYKSTKSSISFIVPLLHASHRIRGLNIFATYAKDENYNKRLEHLCYPLVAKVSNKSKGLTWIYEPVIYGIPGDGEDMKWLSHWRMETETILQCGDEVVVLVIARFPNQFRIKEFGVEFVQEHQNNMMTSTQHNTKSDPHYPCVIGGDLSMWEHLPGIYFLGFCKEYFEGLLVDERGWLNCVIMDSHEEDTDKEEGQEDEPDFTIARMRATSNNCNLGRWKVLITAASFFFTLVLVVRSSISQKKKRQ from the exons ATGGCTCTCGTGACAACATCTGAAGGAACCTCCTCTGATTCCAAAAAATTTCGGGGTTACCGATACGACGTGTTCTTGAGCTTCAGAGGCGAAGACACTCGCAAGACTTTTACCGACCACCTCTACACAGCCTTGAACAACGCAGGATTTCTCACGTTCCGAGACGACGATGAACTTGAGAGAGGAGAAGATATAAAGCCAGGACTGCTGAAAGCGATCCAGCTGTCACGAACTTCTGTTGTCGTGTTTTCGAAAGATTACGCGTCATCCAGGTGGTGTCTTGATGAGCTTGTGCTGATCCTTGAACGGAAGAAGACCACCTCGGACCATGGAGTTTTACCAGTCTTCTACGATGTTGATCCGTCCCACGTGAGGAAGCAGACAGGAAGTGTTGGAAAAGCATTTGCTAGAAGCCAGAAAAATCAGTCGCCGAAAAAGGTGGAGGGATGGAGGAAGGCACTTGCAGAGATTGCAGACCTAGCAGGCATGGTCTTACAAAATCAAGCTGATGG GTATGAGTCAaagtttattgaaaaaattgttagAGTGATTGGAGGCAAGTTAAGTCGCACACCATTGAGCGTTGTACCAAAATTGATTGGAGTCGAATCTCAAGTCAAGGACATCAATTTGTGGTTACAAGATGGATCAACCTATGTCGGTATATTGGTTGTGTATGGCATGTCTGGAATAGGGAAGACAACCATTGCAAAACATGTTTACAATTCAAACTTTAGAAGCTTTGAAGGAAGTAGTTTCATTGAAAATATCAGTGAAACAGCAAATCGACCAAATGGCTTAGTTCAAATACAAAAACAACTTCTTTATGATATTTTGAACGACAGAGAAGTGAAAATACATGGTGTTAGTGAGGGACTAAGAAAGATTGAAAGAGCCATAAGCTCTAGAAGAGTGCTtcttgttcttgatgatgtggaCCATATGGACCAATTAGATGCAGTACTAGAGATGAAAGATCGGTTTTATCCGGGAAGTAAGATACTTATAACAACTAGGCGTGAAAGGTTGCTAAAGGCACATCAAGTTACAAAGGTGCACAAAGTTGGAACTTTGTATTACAATGAGTCTTTAGAGCTTTTCAGTTGGCATGCTTTTCGCCAGGATCATCCCCTTAGAGGTTACATGGAATATTCAGAAAAGGTTGTACACTACTGCGACGGACTTCCATTAGCTCTAAAAGTTTTGGGGTCTTCTTTATCAGGGGAAAGTATAGATGTATGGGAAAGTGCATTGGAGAAGCTAAAAGTTATCCCTAATGGTGAAATCATGAATAAACTAAGAATAAGCTATGACAATTTACAAGATGACCATGACCGGGAATTATTCCTCCACATTGCTTGTTTCCTAATAGGAAGGAACAAAAGCCACATTGTTAGAATACTCGATGGATGTGATTTCTATACAATTGTTGGCATTCAAAATCTCATTGATACATGCTTGGTGACAGTTGATGGATGCAACAATGTGAAAATGCATGACATGATCCGTGACATGGGAAGAGAAATTGTTTGCCACGAATCAAAAGAGTCTAGAAAACGTAGTAGATTATGGCACCATAAGGATTCTTTCGAAGTACTGAGGGAAAAGAAT gGTACACAAACAATTCAAGGTCTTGCCTTGGATATGCGTATGCATCTTGCAAACAGACCAATAAACACAAATGAGACGGTCTTGGAAGCCAATGCATTTGAAAGGATGCACAATTTACAACTACTCCATCTTATTCATGTACGACTGGATGGATGTTATGTAGATTTCCCTACAAGATTAAGATGGTTGTGTTGGCTTGAATTTCCATTGGATTCTATACCTGTTGATCTTCCTTTGGAGTGTCTAATTGTTCTTGAAATGCAACATAGTAGCTTAAGACAAGTCTGGAAAGGAACAAAA TTTCTTCCATCGTTGAAGTTCCTTGACGTCAGCCATTCCCATTCCCTCACTGAAATCATGGACTTCTCACTTTGCCCTAGTCTAGAAGAATTGATTCTTGTAGATTGCACAAGCATGATTGATGTTCATGAATCCATTGGAAACCTGGAGAGACTTGTGTACTTAAACTTGAAGGATTGCAAGAATCTTAGGATGCTTCCGAAGAACATGTGCATGCTTAAATCACTTGAAAAACTCATTTTATCTGGCTGCTCAAATCTTGAAGAGTTTCCTGTGGAGATGATAAAGAAGATGGTGTCTCTGAAAGTTATTGAAATAGATGGAATTCCAATAAGTGAATTGTGGCCAGAAAGAAGTTCAACCATCTTGAGTTCTTTTCCATGCTCTTTACTAGAGTTAAGTCTCATGGGGTGCAATCTTTCTGATGATGCCTTTTGTAGGGATTTAAGTAGTCTATCCTCGTTGCGAAAACTAAAGTTAGGTGAGAATCCAATTTGCAGCCTGCCAGGtttcatcaaaggtttgagaagGCTCGATCAACTCTCTTTCTACGGTTGTGATAGGCTCGAATCGCTTGTGGGGTTGCCGAAAGTACACCAAATGATGAGTATAGCCGGATGCATATcattaagaaaaataacataTCTTTCCCCTGAGCAGCGGTGTAAATACATGGTGAGTGACAATTCGAATCTAGTTGAGTGGGAGTACGAATACAAGTTAGAGCCTATTAATAGAGTTGATGCGGAAATGATCAAACTTTTGGGTTTGTCCAACTTGGAATCCATGCCAGCTGTTCGAATGCATCATCCAGCCGCAACCAGGGATCATCCAGAAGAGGTCCCAGTCCAG GGATTGTATCAATATGGTATATTCAGCACATTTTTTACTGGGAATGAGGTTCCGGGCCGGTTCAGCTATAAAAGTACCAAGTCCTCGATATCTTTTATTGTCCCTTTACTGCATGCTAGTCACAGAATTCGAGGCTTGAACATCTTTGCTACCTATGCAAAGGATGAGAATTATAATAAAAGGCTTGAACATCTTTGTTATCCTTTAGTGGCTAAAGTGAGTAACAAGAGTAAGGGTCTGACGTGGATCTATGAACCAGTTATCTATGGAATTCCTGGTGACGGAGAAGATATGAAATGGTTGAGCCATTGGAGGATGGAGACTGAAACAATATTACAATGTGGAGATGAAGTGGTGGTATTGGTAATAGCCAGATTTCCTAACCAGTTTCGGATAAAGGAGTTTGGTGTCGAGTTTGTGCAAGAGCACCAGAATAATATGATGACAAGTACCCAACACAACACCAAATCAGATCCTCATTATCCATGTGTCATCGGGGGAGATTTGTCCATGTGGGAGCATCTACCAGGAATATACTTCCTTGGTTTCTGCAAAGAATACTTTGAAGGCCTTCTTGTCGATGAGCGGGGATGGTTGAATTGCGTCATCATGGACTCTCATGAAGAAGACACAG ACAAAGAAGAAGGGCAAGAGGATGAACCTGATTTCACAATTGCAAGGATGAGGGCTACCAGTAACAACTGCAACCTCGGACGTTGGAAGGTGCTTATCACAGCTGCTAGCTTCTTTTTCACGCTTGTTCTAGTAGTTCGGTCCTCCATCTCCCAGAAAAAGAAGCGACAGTAG
- the LOC137735368 gene encoding LOW QUALITY PROTEIN: uncharacterized protein (The sequence of the model RefSeq protein was modified relative to this genomic sequence to represent the inferred CDS: substituted 1 base at 1 genomic stop codon) yields the protein MACTIDFCCLDEGFGGKTYKRKRNPQSADKDASIFGGAAMDIDDSYPPPAKRSAVPSSDNPDKPIFGKPSYDGVMEGKVSGRKWXQPRKQRASAAQVSRKGTTFEERAKAKEIKRAYRERMTELKDEIKKNKEEKRRKREEREKKKKENILRSGTRLQVISNPKTIKKIAKTKDRKLLQPVPEHLINKNRRKRNNNDE from the coding sequence ATGGCCTGCACAATCGATTTCTGCTGCCTAGACGAGGGCTTCGGCGGCAAAACCTACAAGCGCAAGAGAAACCCCCAATCCGCCGACAAAGATGCCTCTATCTTTGGCGGCGCTGCAATGGATATCGACGACTCGTATCCACCTCCGGCGAAGCGGTCGGCGGTACCCTCCTCGGACAATCCTGACAAGCCCATCTTCGGGAAGCCAAGCTACGACGGCGTGATGGAAGGAAAAGTCTCCGGCCGGAAATGGTAGCAGCCGAGGAAGCAGAGGGCTTCGGCGGCGCAAGTCAGCCGAAAGGGGACAACTTTCGAGGAGAGGGCGAAGGCGAAGGAGATAAAGAGGGCCTACAGAGAGAGAATGACGGAGCTGAAGGACGAGATCAAGAAGAACAAGGaggagaagaggaggaagagggaggagagggagaagaagaagaaggagaacaTTTTGAGGTCTGGTACTAGGCTGCAGGTGATTTCGAACCCGAAGACGATAAAAAAGATTGCAAAGACGAAGGATCGGAAGCTCCTCCAGCCGGTTCCGGAGCATTTGATCAACAAGAACAGGAGGAAGAGGAATAACAACGACGAATAG